Genomic DNA from Hordeum vulgare subsp. vulgare chromosome 2H, MorexV3_pseudomolecules_assembly, whole genome shotgun sequence:
gaaCCTCgtgggtatatatatatatatacaaagatAGGAGTACATGATCAACTAGGAGTACAAGACAAGTCAGAATAAATACTAGTATATCTTATCTTTCCTAACTAATCAATATACTCAACAATAGCTATTTAGGAATAGAGGATAGAGGATGCTTGTTAACCGACATTGCAacgctgttagagcatatatctccatatgtggttttgataattgttgacaattcctatggactaatggttgccttaagttatatttaatgaatttgtccataggcacttcttgaagtccatctgttgggttcaaggagtttatatgatgaccaaggtggtattcaaggtattatccaaagaatggtcataaagacacaaggttgatcaaggtctcagacaaagagtaaatcaagatgatcaacacacaaagcgtacaagatgtaccgagagggatcaagtgatcccatggtatggtaagcattgtccattacgtgtttgtgtactaacccatggtcttcgtgagagttctatgtgggggttaggtgtgtttccatgggcttgcgtcaaagagaagatctcatacaacccatgaagtctgacgtcaagttgtgatcgtcatcaagattgcgatgtgcaagttcaagtggatcagcacgaagatatcatgcttgaagcttgccgtccattgtggtggcaatggacttgtgaagatatgctaaagagtggctcacccataatgagtacgggggagcaatcaactagtcttcatcaagccaacgcaatcaagaaaggtggtccatcttgaggaagccaagatcatcatcatctagctcaagaggacgaggtgcaaggtataggtttgcccttgataggttttccgtttaggatagattgttgtactatcaagggggctctcaagtgagtagcttgatcgtatcgttcgttgagagctcaaaccatttgcatccttgcatcatacttcttggttcttgtttggtgtttctctttgtgagttttagagcttatggtcatcttcgtgacgatctcgagttcatcgaaaacggagtccatatgcatctactatgatgttttcgatgttggagtttttgctggttcttcattcatagaggactcacatttcaatatcattggcattttcatatctgcatggtcactgtttggatagctcttgtcgtcctgaatccaacaagcttgagtttgctcgattcagagctcgtatgcgaaagttatgactGTTTCAgtcgcgagcggtagtaccgctggccctagcggtagtaccgctagagctggcggtagtaccgcccctggccagcggtagtaccgctccaagtttttagtaccgtcatctttgcggttgtactgcgtcagacctttttgcgaagactttcttggcggtggtagtgcctttgcactaccaggggcctagcggtagtaccgctggagtgcgagcggtagtaccgctgcagccagcggtagtaccgctagctggcggtagtaccgcccctggtcagcggtagtaccgctcgagtgccagcggtagtaccgctgggctcgggctgtaagtgggggtaacggtctgattccttcccccactatataaagggggtcttcttcccccttggcctaatctaattcgttgagctcttgttctacctccattgttgacattcttagagcttgcttactctcaatccctccaatgattcttgcttgttcttgagggaaaagagagaggagatctagatccacatctccaccaatcactttctcctctatgtgaggggaactccttggatcttgatcttggagttctttgtgagctccttgttcttcctctcatatttctccatagctttcgttgttgtggagggatttgagtgtgagggacttgaccacctcgtgtgttcttgccattgcattagttgcatcggtttgagttctccacggtgatacgtggaagtgaagtttgagaagcttattacctttggtacttagtaccctacatattattcttcgcggatgctttggcgtcctagaagcttggtggtgtctcggagctcaatcattgtggtgtgaagctccagtcaagcgtcggggtctccaattaggttgtggagattgccccgagcaatttgtacggtaccggtaaccgcccccaagggttgccacgtgtacgggttcggtgaccgcccccaaggtttgccatttgtacgggttcggtgaccgccctcaagggtcccttagtggaatcacggcatcatgcattgtgcgagggcgtgaggagattacggtggccttagtggcatcttgaggagcattgtgcctccacaccgctctaacggagattagcatccgcaagggtgtgaacttcgggatacatcatcgtctccccgtgcctcggttatctcttacccgaaccctttacttatgcactttacttagtgatagacatattgtttattgtaatatatcttgctatcacttagttgtttatcttgcttagcataagttgttggtgcacataggtgagcctagttgtttgtaggttttctgcttgacatattaaacattagttttattccgcatttgttcaagcctaaaccttaattattttaaagcgcctattcaccccccctctaggcgacatccacgtcctttcaaacgCGAAATAGGATTTGCCTTTGTAGCGACCCACACGTGCGTTTTCATGGGACCTCCTATACGGCGTTGCAGGCGCCCGTTTGACCTGCTCGGGTCTGTAACACCTCGCCTTGGGTCGGTCCATCAAACTGCTCGGCTCCCCCGTAGGCCCtgaaaaagttcattgatttttgAAAAATAAACTACAACGACTTTGCAAAAAAAGGTTTTTTAAATGGGAAAAATGTGGACATATTTTAAACATAATaatcaaatttaaaaaatgtttatcaCATTTGATAAAGGTTCATTAATTTTTATAAAAAGTTCAGTGATTTCAGAAAACGTTCATCAACTTTGAAAAAAAGTTAATCGAtgttcaaaaaaagttcatcaaaattttaaaattttcatCGAGCTTGAAatctttttatcatttttttaaaaagttcaccgAATTAAAAAACAGGTCATTAATTTTgataaaaagttcatcgaatttggaaaaattcatcaaatttttaaaaagttagttaaatttttgaaaaagttcattgaatttggaaaaaatcatcaattttttaAAAACGTTCATTCAATTTAAAAAAAACTCATTAATTTTGGGAAAAGTATGGTGAATTTGGAAAAAAGAAATCATTGATTTGAAGAAAAAGTTTACGAACTATTAAAAATCATCGAGCcaacaagaaaaaaaaaaggaaaacagaaACGAAAAAAGACAAGCaaaaaacgaaaaacaaaagcaaaaaacgaaaaccaaagaaagaaataagaaaaGAGCAAAAGAAAATTATTCAATAGATCAGGTGTAGTGGCGCGGTTGTTACTATGTGTTAATCCGAGTTGGAGATTGAGAGTTCGATTCTCCACGGCGCGCCTGTTCCCTATTTTTATTTAGAACAGAAAGAAGAAAAGCcgagatgggccggcccagcacGGGTCGCTGCAGGCGTCCGTTAGCAGAATTGCACTATATCGAACGCCTGTGGCGTCAAATAAGATTTCTCCATTTTCATGGGCTCGTTACAGTTAAGATACCTTGTATAGGGCTTTATTTATGAGCCCAACAAAAGTGTTGCCTCCGGCCCGACTCCAAAGAGCTATATAATTTACGCGTTCTCCCAGCCGTCAAGAACACCTGCCGTACTCGCGAAAACCCTACCGCCGCCGCTCTCTAAGGTCCCAAGGTGGCGGCGCTGTGTCCTCACCGTACTTCTCCCTTTTCTGCCTTGCATCTAACCTCGCTAATCGTAGCTAACATTTCGCTTTGTTGCTCCAGGCTCCAGATCTCCCTCCCTCGTAGTTTCCTCGGTGGTCTTTTGAGCGGACGAGATGGCGTAAGTTCTCCCACAGAAACCTTGGCACTGCTCTTTTCTGTCGTCTTGATTGCAGTGGCGTGCTGCTGATATTAATTCCGATACGTGTTGTTATCTAACTAACGAATGATTTTGAGCTACTTATACGAGATCTGAGTGTTGGTTTGTGCCCTTAATAACATCTAGGGGCGGAACTGTTTAGTTCGTCCTTGGTTGACCTTCTCCAATTAACACTGATACACATGTATTATTTGTCGGGCGTTTGGGTGTTGTCTTTAGAAGTACTTTAATCTTTAAGTAGTTGTGAAGCAGACTGTCTAGTAGTTGCGTTCATGATTATTAATTATTACTATAAGATACTAGCTGAAATTTCAAAGCTAACAATAGCTGTATTATTCTGCCTGCATATTACAGATGCTTTCAATAGTGTGTCCCTCTTGTTATTTTACACTTTCAAACGATCTATTGTGTGATCAGCCTACGGTGCAATATAGTTGTGGTACTTAATTGTTTAATCTCGTATGACATGTAGATTAATGTAATATACAAGCTAAAGAGTAGTCAAGAGCTTAGAAAATTATCAGCTTGAATTTTGTTAAACACAGATTTTAAAACTGCTGATTAGAGTGTGTAACCACTGGTCATGTATCATGTTATTCATATCACgagttgtcatactgcagggaagAAGCCCCAGCACCAGTTGTTGCCCCAGTCGAGGCACCTACCCCGATTCTTGGTGAGCCAATGGACTTGATGACTGCTCTACAGCTTGTCATGAAGAAGTCAAGTGCTCATGATGGCCTTGTGAAGGGGCTCCGTGAGGCTGCCAAGTCCATTGAGAAGCATGCTGCTCAGCTTTGTGTGCTGGCTGAGGATTGTGACCAGCCTGATTACGTGAAGCTTGTTAAGGCACTATGCGCTGAGCACAATGTTCACCTGGTTACTGTGCCAAGTGCTAAAACTCTCGGAGAGTGGGCAGGGGTGAGGTTTCTAATGCTAATTTGTAATGTTCCGCTTTATTATACTTAATTGCAGCATGTATTTGacactcatccaagggcttagcaaTGCTTTACTGTTGCTGGAGAATGCACTTCCTCTTGATATTAAAattcttttgttttgtttgctTGTCTTGTAAGTTGTTTTAGCTTCTATTGTTGAATGCTTTGCATTATTTAGCCTTTCATTGTATTTAATCTTTATGTTTGTGTGGAAGTATTGAAATGCTGATATTGACATGCTTTACTCTGCAGCTTTGCAAGATCGACACTGAGGGCAAGGCAAGGAAGGTTGTAGGCTGCTCTTGCATTGTTGTCAAGGTGACAAATCTGCTCTAAACTGATATATGACCAAATGACCGGTTTCTTTTCACGTAAGCAGAACTTGACGTCTGTCTGAATTGTTTGATTTACCAGGACTATGGTGAAGAATCCGAGGGCCTTAACATCGTGCAGCAGTATGTCAAGTCTCAATAGTTGAGAATGTTTCATCATGCAAAACTTGTGTTGGGCATTTTGGTCCTTGGTTTAATTATGCTTTTGTTCTTGGGCTTATACTGTTACAAGTTTCAAGTGTGAGCCTAGCAGATATTGTTGATTTGGACATTTGAGCCTTTGTTTATCAGGCAGCTGCTGCCTTTAGCGTAAATCATCAAGAGCTGATAATATAATTCTCTTTGCAATATTACAATGTTGATGTTTTGCTCTGTAGCTGTTGCATGTGCCATTTGACCTCATTGTGTTTGTGTCTATGacttctactccctctgttcctaaatataatggCCAGTTCTTATTAGCTCTCTGGTGGAAATAAGCTCAAGATAAGCTCCTGTGAAAATAAGCTAGCTGGTTCTTTTTAGTGCCTGTTTTTTAGCTTATCTGTAGTATGAGCAGTGAAAAGTCTTTAATACCTTGGAgtatattgttgttctgattatatTGGGTTGCTTTTATCATTTTGTAGCACATGAACATCAATGCAACTTCCaaacacacatgaacacaatcAAACATAAGGAATTATCTGTAGTATGATCAGTGAAAAGTCTTTAATGCCCTTGTATTATGTTTTGTTCTGATTATATTGCGTTGC
This window encodes:
- the LOC123426094 gene encoding 40S ribosomal protein S12, translating into MAEEAPAPVVAPVEAPTPILGEPMDLMTALQLVMKKSSAHDGLVKGLREAAKSIEKHAAQLCVLAEDCDQPDYVKLVKALCAEHNVHLVTVPSAKTLGEWAGLCKIDTEGKARKVVGCSCIVVKDYGEESEGLNIVQQYVKSQ